Proteins from one Brevibacillus humidisoli genomic window:
- the fsa gene encoding fructose-6-phosphate aldolase, protein MRFFIDTANVDEIRDIHEWGVLAGVTTNPSLVAKEGRDFVEALKEIIDIVDGPISAEVISTEAKGMIEEGEKLAALSKNIVIKVPMTAEGLKAVKVFAKRKIKTNVTLIFNANQALMAARAGATYVSPFLGRLDDIGYDGMQLINQVADIFAIHDIDTEIIAASIRHPLHVTEAARQGAHIATIPYKVFQQIIQHPLTDSGLQKFLADWAKMQK, encoded by the coding sequence ATGCGATTTTTTATCGATACAGCAAACGTCGACGAGATTCGTGACATCCACGAATGGGGTGTATTGGCCGGTGTGACAACCAATCCGTCGCTGGTGGCCAAGGAAGGGCGCGATTTCGTCGAAGCCTTGAAGGAGATTATTGACATTGTCGATGGACCAATCAGTGCCGAAGTGATCAGCACGGAAGCCAAAGGCATGATTGAAGAAGGCGAGAAGTTGGCAGCCCTCTCCAAAAACATCGTCATCAAGGTGCCGATGACGGCTGAGGGGTTAAAAGCTGTCAAAGTCTTTGCCAAGCGCAAAATCAAAACCAATGTTACGCTGATCTTCAACGCCAATCAGGCATTGATGGCGGCCCGTGCGGGAGCGACTTACGTGTCGCCGTTTCTCGGACGTCTCGACGATATTGGCTATGACGGGATGCAGTTGATCAATCAAGTGGCTGATATCTTTGCCATTCACGATATCGACACGGAAATCATCGCGGCCAGTATCCGTCATCCGCTGCATGTTACGGAAGCGGCCCGTCAAGGTGCCCATATCGCCACGATCCCGTATAAAGTGTTTCAGCAGATCATTCAACATCCGCTCACGGATAGCGGTCTGCAGAAGTTTCTGGCTGACTGGGCCAAGATGCAAAAGTAA
- the fba gene encoding class II fructose-1,6-bisphosphate aldolase — protein sequence MPLVPMTAFIEDSRKQRYAVGQFNLNNLEFTQAITEAAMEEKSPVIFGVSEGAMRYMGLDFTVAMAKAAAERAGVPIALHLDHGSSFEVVMKCIRAGFSSVMFDGSHYPFEENIRLTKQVVEAAHAVGVSVEGELGTIGGVEDDLAVDEADAALAKPEEAIRFWEETKVDYVAIAVGTAHGMYKGEPKIHFDIIEEVAKNIGAPIVLHGGSGVPDEAIKKSISLGVGKINVNTENQVACTETIRKVLADKPNEIDPRKYLGPAREAIKEVVKEKMRLFGSSNRV from the coding sequence ATGCCATTGGTACCAATGACCGCATTTATAGAAGATAGCAGGAAGCAGAGATATGCTGTCGGTCAGTTCAACCTGAATAACCTTGAGTTTACACAGGCGATTACGGAAGCGGCGATGGAAGAGAAGTCACCCGTTATTTTCGGTGTCTCTGAAGGAGCCATGCGCTATATGGGCCTTGATTTTACTGTCGCCATGGCAAAGGCAGCTGCAGAGCGTGCAGGTGTTCCGATTGCCCTTCATCTGGATCACGGGAGCAGCTTTGAAGTGGTGATGAAGTGCATTCGTGCAGGTTTTTCTTCTGTCATGTTTGACGGTTCTCACTACCCGTTTGAAGAGAACATCCGCCTGACCAAGCAGGTCGTGGAGGCAGCACATGCGGTAGGCGTTTCCGTAGAAGGGGAACTGGGTACGATTGGCGGCGTAGAGGATGACCTCGCGGTGGACGAAGCTGATGCGGCTTTGGCCAAGCCAGAAGAAGCGATTCGCTTCTGGGAAGAGACCAAGGTAGACTATGTGGCGATTGCCGTAGGTACCGCTCACGGCATGTACAAAGGCGAGCCGAAAATCCACTTTGACATCATTGAAGAAGTGGCCAAGAACATCGGGGCGCCGATTGTGCTGCACGGTGGCTCTGGCGTACCTGACGAGGCGATCAAAAAATCGATCAGTCTCGGCGTTGGCAAAATCAATGTGAATACAGAAAACCAGGTAGCCTGCACAGAGACCATTCGCAAGGTCCTGGCCGATAAACCGAACGAAATCGACCCTCGCAAGTACCTGGGGCCGGCTCGCGAAGCGATCAAGGAAGTCGTAAAAGAAAAGATGCGCTTGTTTGGAAGCAGCAACAGGGTATAA
- a CDS encoding response regulator, which produces MQQQKKILVVDDQYGIRILLYEVLGKEGYSTFQAANGKQALEIVQKESPHLVILDMKIPGMDGIEILKHIKTIDKDIKVIMMTAYGELDMIKEATELGALTHFTKPFDIDELRHAVNQQLVC; this is translated from the coding sequence ATGCAGCAGCAGAAGAAAATCTTAGTGGTTGACGATCAATACGGCATCCGCATTCTGTTGTATGAGGTTTTGGGCAAGGAAGGATACTCCACGTTTCAGGCAGCAAATGGCAAGCAAGCCTTAGAAATTGTGCAAAAAGAATCACCGCATCTCGTCATTCTGGATATGAAAATTCCCGGTATGGACGGTATTGAGATCCTCAAACACATCAAAACGATTGACAAGGATATCAAAGTGATCATGATGACGGCTTATGGCGAATTGGATATGATTAAGGAAGCGACGGAGCTTGGGGCTTTAACCCACTTTACCAAACCATTCGACATCGATGAACTGCGACATGCCGTTAATCAGCAGTTGGTTTGTTGA
- a CDS encoding CTP synthase: MAKYIFVTGGVVSSLGKGITAASLGRLLKNRGLKVTIQKFDPYINVDPGTMSPYQHGEVFVTEDGAETDLDLGHYERFIDINLNANSNVTTGKIYSAVISKERRGDYLGGTVQVIPHITNEIKERVFQAAEQTGADVVITEIGGTVGDIESLPFLEAIRQIKSDIGRQNVMYIHVTLIPFISAAGELKTKPTQHSVKELRSLGIQPNVIVTRTEQPLSEEMKDKLALFCDIDRNAVIEAMDADTIYEVPLLLQAQGLDDYVCSHLGLNCGQADMSEWRSLVEKIKHLSHTTRIAIVGKYVELHDAYLSVAEALYHAGYANDTTIEIKWVKAEEVAPDNVEQLLDGVDGILVPGGFGDRGVEGKVVATRYARERKIPFLGICLGMQVAVIEFARHVAGMAGANSSEIDPETKYPVIDLLPEQKEVENKGGTMRLGVDPTKVLPGSRLEQAYQQSMVYERHRHRYEVNNEYREQMSQLGLSFCGTSPDGRLVEAVELPDHPWFVATQFHPEFTSRPNRPQPLFREFVKAALHARTTTHHNR; this comes from the coding sequence GTGGCAAAGTACATTTTTGTAACCGGTGGGGTCGTATCCTCACTTGGCAAAGGGATTACAGCTGCATCTCTGGGACGTTTGTTGAAAAACAGGGGCTTGAAGGTGACGATCCAAAAGTTCGATCCGTACATCAACGTAGATCCGGGAACGATGAGCCCGTATCAGCACGGCGAGGTGTTTGTGACCGAAGATGGTGCCGAAACCGATCTTGACCTGGGTCATTATGAGCGTTTCATCGACATAAATCTCAATGCCAACTCCAATGTGACAACCGGAAAAATCTACTCGGCCGTCATCTCCAAAGAACGGCGCGGCGATTACCTGGGAGGTACGGTGCAGGTGATTCCGCATATTACTAATGAAATCAAGGAGCGGGTGTTCCAAGCGGCGGAACAGACCGGAGCTGACGTGGTGATCACGGAAATCGGCGGAACCGTTGGGGACATCGAGAGCCTGCCGTTCCTGGAAGCGATCCGTCAGATCAAGAGCGACATCGGGCGGCAAAATGTGATGTACATCCACGTAACCTTGATTCCGTTCATCAGTGCCGCTGGCGAACTGAAAACAAAGCCGACACAGCATAGCGTCAAAGAACTGCGCAGCTTGGGGATTCAGCCCAACGTGATCGTTACCCGTACGGAGCAGCCGCTCTCCGAGGAGATGAAGGACAAGCTGGCGCTGTTCTGCGACATCGATCGAAATGCCGTGATAGAGGCGATGGATGCCGACACCATCTATGAAGTTCCGCTGCTTCTGCAGGCACAGGGACTTGACGATTACGTCTGCAGCCACCTCGGTCTGAACTGCGGTCAAGCAGACATGAGCGAGTGGAGATCACTGGTGGAAAAGATCAAACACCTTTCTCATACGACCCGTATCGCTATCGTAGGCAAATATGTGGAACTGCACGATGCGTACTTGTCTGTGGCAGAAGCTCTCTATCACGCCGGATATGCCAATGACACCACCATTGAGATCAAGTGGGTCAAGGCGGAAGAAGTGGCTCCCGACAACGTGGAGCAGCTGCTTGATGGCGTGGATGGCATTCTCGTGCCGGGCGGTTTTGGCGACAGGGGGGTAGAAGGGAAAGTTGTGGCAACCCGTTATGCACGTGAGCGCAAGATCCCTTTCCTCGGCATCTGTCTGGGGATGCAGGTGGCCGTCATTGAATTCGCCCGTCACGTGGCAGGGATGGCAGGGGCCAACAGTTCTGAGATTGATCCAGAGACCAAGTACCCCGTGATCGACTTGCTGCCCGAGCAAAAAGAGGTTGAGAATAAAGGCGGCACGATGCGCCTGGGCGTTGACCCGACCAAAGTACTGCCAGGCAGTCGGCTTGAACAGGCCTACCAGCAATCGATGGTCTATGAACGTCATCGCCACCGTTACGAGGTAAATAATGAGTATCGGGAGCAAATGTCCCAGTTGGGTCTTAGTTTCTGTGGCACTTCACCCGACGGCCGATTGGTCGAAGCAGTGGAATTGCCTGATCATCCATGGTTTGTCGCGACGCAATTCCATCCGGAATTTACTTCCCGTCCCAACCGGCCGCAGCCGCTGTTCCGCGAGTTTGTCAAAGCAGCCTTGCATGCAAGAACAACGACTCACCACAACCGGTAA
- the rpoE gene encoding DNA-directed RNA polymerase subunit delta: MSQLLQHIEPERLNEMAMVDIAFEILKETNHPQNFRDLMKQIAALRNMTEDEMMAMIAQIYTEVNIDGRFVCLGENTWGLKRWYPMETVEETHESGKKKKAAIDDDFDFEEDTEDDLVEEFDEDDDIEILDDEDFDEDDEDLDDEALDEDEELIEDDEEMFEDEDEISDEETNETDEDKDDF, from the coding sequence TTGAGTCAATTACTTCAACATATCGAACCGGAAAGACTGAACGAAATGGCGATGGTCGACATTGCTTTTGAGATCTTGAAAGAGACCAATCATCCGCAAAACTTCCGTGATTTGATGAAGCAAATCGCTGCGCTGCGGAACATGACAGAAGATGAAATGATGGCGATGATCGCCCAGATCTACACTGAGGTAAACATCGACGGCCGCTTCGTCTGCCTTGGCGAGAACACCTGGGGGCTGAAGCGCTGGTACCCGATGGAGACCGTCGAGGAGACGCATGAGAGCGGGAAGAAGAAAAAAGCGGCGATTGACGACGATTTTGATTTTGAAGAGGATACAGAAGATGACCTCGTAGAAGAGTTTGACGAAGATGACGACATCGAGATACTCGATGATGAGGATTTCGATGAAGATGACGAGGATCTGGATGACGAAGCTCTTGATGAAGACGAAGAGCTTATCGAAGACGATGAGGAAATGTTTGAAGATGAAGACGAGATAAGCGATGAAGAGACAAACGAAACGGACGAGGATAAAGACGACTTTTGA
- the icmF gene encoding fused isobutyryl-CoA mutase/GTPase IcmF, with product METEVYQPTNKVRFVTAASLYDGHDASINIMRRILQASGAEVIHLGHNRSVEEVVTAAIQEDVQGIAISSYQGGHVEYFKYMIDLLREREAGHIRVFGGGGGVIVPQEIRELEAYGVCKIFSPDDGRTLGLQGMINLMLRECDFPTVRQVENELTALVEQNHQAVARLISLAEYAVQQPEVFAPVAEQLPRPETAIPVLGITGTGGAGKSSLTDELVRRFLNTYAEKTVAILSIDPSKQKTGGALLGDRIRMNANQTPRVYMRSLATRKSGSELSAAIHDALRVVKGAAFDLVIVETSGIGQGDAQVADVCDVSLYVMTSEFGAPTQLEKIDMLDFADIVAINKFDRKGSEDALREVRKQYRRNHNAFDLPDEKIPVYGTMASQFNDPGTTVLFAAAMRALVQKTGVDWSVEHLDPTPVAIQKQSLIPADRSTYLQEIANTVRWYRTYAEEQSQIARKLFQLHGAKETVLASGDPAAKEVAAVLERQITHFQEKLDPECRKLLDNWPELKKAYQQDQFVTKIRDKEIVTKLYNQSLAGTRIPKVCLPDFADWGEILKWSLKENVPGRFPFTAGVFPFKREGEEPRRQFAGEGTPERTNRRFHYLSQNDEAKRLSTAFDSVTLYGEDPDYRPDIYGKVGNSGVSICTLDDMKKLYAGFDLCAPSTSVSMTINGPAPMILAMFLNAAIEQQLEQFVQREGRQPNEEEYEQIKAYTLSTVRGTVQADILKEDQGQNTCIFSTEFALRMMGDIQQYFIDHNVRNYYSVSISGYHIAEAGANPITQLAFTLANGFTYVEYYLSRGMKIDDFAPNLSFFFSNGLDPEYTVIGRVARRIWATAMKYRYNGNERSQKLKYHIQTSGRSLHAQEMDFNDIRTTLQALIAIYDNCNSLHTNAYDEAITTPTEQSVRRAMAIQMIINKEFGLAKNENPLQGSFIIEELTDLVEEAVLMEFERLNIRGGVLGAMETQYQRGKIQDESMYYEMKKHSGELPIIGVNTFLNPDASEEDYDIELARASEEEKEQQIRNLRAFQERNREQAEQALRRLQEVAVTGGNIFAELMETVKVASLGQISRALYEVGGQYRRNM from the coding sequence ATGGAAACGGAAGTGTATCAACCGACCAACAAGGTTCGGTTTGTAACCGCTGCCAGTCTGTACGATGGACATGACGCTTCGATCAACATCATGCGCCGCATACTGCAGGCATCCGGGGCGGAGGTGATTCACCTTGGACACAATCGCTCCGTGGAGGAAGTGGTAACGGCAGCGATTCAGGAAGACGTGCAGGGGATTGCGATCAGCTCCTATCAGGGCGGCCACGTTGAATACTTCAAGTACATGATAGACCTGCTGCGGGAGCGCGAAGCAGGTCATATCCGGGTGTTTGGCGGCGGTGGCGGCGTCATCGTGCCGCAGGAGATTCGGGAACTGGAAGCGTACGGCGTTTGCAAAATTTTCTCGCCGGATGATGGTCGGACTCTCGGGTTGCAGGGCATGATTAACCTGATGCTGCGCGAGTGTGATTTCCCTACTGTCAGGCAGGTGGAAAACGAGCTGACCGCACTTGTGGAACAGAACCACCAAGCGGTTGCCCGGCTGATCTCACTGGCGGAGTACGCGGTACAGCAGCCTGAGGTGTTCGCCCCTGTCGCAGAGCAACTGCCACGACCGGAAACAGCGATTCCCGTACTAGGTATTACCGGTACTGGTGGTGCAGGGAAAAGCTCGCTGACTGACGAACTGGTTCGCCGTTTTCTCAACACGTATGCGGAGAAGACGGTCGCGATTCTTTCGATCGATCCTTCCAAGCAAAAAACGGGCGGCGCTCTGCTTGGGGACCGCATCCGGATGAATGCGAACCAGACGCCGCGTGTCTACATGCGCAGTCTGGCCACACGCAAGTCGGGGTCGGAGCTGTCCGCGGCGATCCACGATGCCCTCAGGGTCGTGAAGGGGGCTGCCTTTGACCTGGTGATTGTGGAGACGAGCGGGATCGGCCAGGGTGATGCACAGGTAGCTGACGTATGTGACGTCTCCCTATACGTCATGACCAGTGAGTTTGGTGCACCGACGCAGTTGGAAAAGATCGACATGCTGGACTTTGCCGACATCGTTGCGATCAATAAGTTTGACCGCAAAGGCTCCGAAGATGCGCTGCGAGAAGTACGCAAGCAGTACCGTCGCAACCACAATGCCTTTGACCTGCCTGACGAGAAGATCCCCGTCTACGGGACGATGGCCAGCCAGTTTAACGACCCAGGCACAACTGTTCTTTTTGCGGCTGCCATGCGAGCGCTCGTTCAGAAGACGGGTGTCGACTGGTCGGTTGAGCATCTCGACCCAACCCCGGTGGCGATCCAGAAACAGTCGCTGATTCCGGCCGATAGAAGTACCTATCTGCAGGAGATCGCCAACACGGTACGCTGGTATCGCACATATGCCGAGGAACAATCACAGATCGCCCGCAAGCTGTTTCAACTGCATGGGGCTAAGGAAACTGTGTTGGCTTCTGGCGATCCTGCGGCAAAAGAAGTGGCCGCCGTGCTGGAGCGGCAAATCACTCATTTCCAAGAGAAGCTGGACCCGGAATGCCGCAAGCTGCTCGACAACTGGCCAGAGTTGAAAAAAGCGTATCAGCAGGACCAGTTTGTGACCAAAATCCGCGACAAGGAGATCGTGACCAAGCTATACAACCAATCATTGGCCGGTACGCGGATCCCCAAGGTATGTCTGCCTGATTTTGCGGATTGGGGAGAAATCCTGAAATGGTCGCTCAAAGAAAACGTCCCTGGTCGGTTCCCTTTTACTGCCGGTGTCTTTCCTTTTAAGCGTGAGGGAGAGGAGCCGCGCCGTCAGTTTGCCGGAGAGGGCACGCCGGAGAGAACCAACCGCCGGTTCCATTACCTATCGCAAAACGACGAGGCCAAACGGCTCAGCACGGCATTCGACAGTGTTACCCTGTACGGGGAAGATCCCGATTACCGCCCAGATATCTACGGCAAAGTGGGCAACAGCGGTGTCAGCATCTGTACACTGGATGACATGAAAAAGCTGTACGCCGGGTTTGACTTGTGCGCGCCGAGCACATCTGTCTCGATGACGATCAATGGTCCGGCCCCGATGATTCTGGCGATGTTTTTAAATGCGGCGATCGAGCAGCAGCTGGAGCAGTTCGTGCAGCGGGAGGGGCGGCAGCCGAACGAAGAGGAATACGAGCAGATTAAGGCGTATACCTTGTCTACCGTACGCGGCACCGTTCAGGCCGACATTCTCAAGGAAGATCAGGGGCAAAACACCTGCATCTTTTCGACAGAGTTTGCGCTGCGGATGATGGGCGATATCCAGCAGTACTTTATCGATCATAACGTACGCAACTACTATTCTGTCTCGATTTCTGGCTATCACATCGCCGAGGCAGGAGCCAACCCGATCACGCAATTGGCCTTTACGCTGGCCAACGGCTTTACCTATGTAGAGTACTATCTGAGCCGCGGCATGAAGATCGACGACTTTGCTCCCAATCTATCCTTCTTTTTCTCCAATGGCCTTGACCCCGAGTATACGGTGATTGGCCGGGTAGCTAGGCGGATCTGGGCTACGGCGATGAAGTACCGCTACAACGGCAATGAGCGCAGCCAGAAGCTGAAGTACCACATCCAGACGTCGGGCCGCTCGCTGCACGCGCAGGAGATGGACTTCAACGATATTCGCACGACGCTGCAGGCCTTGATCGCAATCTACGACAACTGCAACTCGCTGCACACCAATGCCTACGATGAAGCGATCACCACTCCGACCGAGCAATCGGTTCGCCGGGCGATGGCGATCCAGATGATCATCAACAAGGAGTTTGGTCTCGCCAAGAACGAAAACCCGCTGCAGGGATCGTTCATCATCGAAGAACTGACTGATCTGGTGGAAGAAGCCGTGCTGATGGAATTCGAGCGGCTCAACATCCGCGGAGGTGTATTGGGCGCGATGGAGACGCAATACCAGCGCGGCAAGATTCAGGACGAGTCGATGTACTATGAGATGAAAAAACACAGCGGCGAACTGCCGATCATCGGGGTAAACACGTTCCTGAATCCCGATGCTTCCGAAGAAGACTACGATATCGAACTGGCTCGCGCTTCGGAAGAGGAAAAAGAACAGCAGATCCGCAATCTCCGTGCGTTCCAGGAGCGCAACCGCGAGCAGGCGGAGCAGGCGCTGCGGCGGCTGCAGGAGGTGGCTGTTACCGGCGGCAATATCTTTGCCGAATTGATGGAGACCGTGAAGGTTGCCTCACTGGGGCAGATCAGCCGGGCTTTATATGAGGTCGGTGGTCAGTATCGCCGCAACATGTAG
- a CDS encoding TetR/AcrR family transcriptional regulator: MSEKKKTIPSLVKDPKLIEKRREQIIEAAVDLFIHKGFHKTTTREIARASGFSIGTLYEYIESKEDVLYLVCDAIHAEVETRLREAITDQGTGLKILKMALRSFFRVMDQMSDRVLLIYQETKSLPGETMHYVLRREEEITEIFEEILHKGIKDGSISIDEKHVKLMAHNIMVLGEMWVFRRWTLQKDYTLEEYTEKQTALLLREISISQS, translated from the coding sequence TTGTCTGAAAAGAAAAAAACCATTCCTTCTCTAGTCAAAGATCCAAAACTGATAGAAAAACGGCGCGAGCAAATTATCGAGGCCGCTGTGGACCTGTTTATTCACAAGGGGTTCCACAAAACGACGACGCGGGAGATTGCCCGTGCGTCGGGATTCAGTATCGGTACGCTGTACGAATACATTGAATCCAAAGAGGATGTCCTCTACCTGGTCTGCGACGCCATTCATGCCGAAGTGGAAACCAGGCTGCGGGAAGCGATCACCGATCAAGGAACCGGTTTGAAGATCTTGAAGATGGCGCTGCGCAGTTTCTTCCGTGTGATGGATCAGATGAGCGACCGTGTGCTGTTGATCTATCAGGAAACCAAGTCGCTGCCGGGAGAGACGATGCACTACGTGCTGCGCCGTGAAGAGGAGATCACCGAGATTTTTGAAGAAATCCTGCATAAGGGTATCAAAGACGGCTCTATCTCCATCGATGAGAAGCACGTCAAACTGATGGCCCACAACATCATGGTGCTGGGGGAGATGTGGGTGTTCCGCCGCTGGACGCTGCAGAAGGATTACACGCTGGAGGAGTACACGGAGAAGCAGACGGCTCTACTGCTGCGCGAGATTAGCATTTCGCAATCGTAG
- the meaB gene encoding methylmalonyl Co-A mutase-associated GTPase MeaB: MHDISKRILQGEVRGAARAITCIENDYPERTQILQEIFPHTGKAKLIGITGTPGAGKSSLVDVLIGFLRAQGMTVGVAAVDPTSPFTGGALLGDRVRMQKHALDSGVFIRSMGTRGSLGGLSRKTKDAVRVMDAYGCDVVLIETVGVGQSELDVMNIADTTIVVLTPGGGDSVQAFKAGIMEIADLFVINKADLPGVSKLETEVEQMLDLVKHDAAWRPPIVKTISTQGSGFEQLWEQVLKHHTYLRASSQWDIRRAQHLQEEVLDIVGYQVQRLIHDQLRSGEYGEQLMSVANREKDPYSVAEEIVRRWFGSRPNSR; encoded by the coding sequence ATGCACGATATCTCGAAACGAATCCTGCAAGGCGAAGTGCGCGGAGCAGCCCGTGCCATCACCTGTATTGAAAATGACTACCCGGAACGGACCCAGATTCTGCAGGAGATTTTTCCGCATACGGGGAAGGCGAAACTGATCGGGATCACTGGCACCCCTGGTGCTGGCAAAAGTTCGCTGGTGGATGTGCTGATCGGATTCTTGCGTGCACAGGGGATGACGGTGGGCGTAGCTGCTGTCGATCCGACCAGCCCGTTTACCGGCGGCGCACTGCTTGGCGATCGGGTGCGGATGCAGAAGCATGCCTTGGACAGCGGAGTCTTTATTCGCAGCATGGGTACACGGGGCAGCCTCGGTGGGCTCTCCCGCAAGACGAAGGATGCCGTTCGGGTAATGGATGCGTACGGCTGTGATGTGGTGCTGATCGAGACAGTCGGTGTGGGACAATCAGAGTTGGATGTGATGAACATTGCCGATACGACAATCGTGGTGTTGACTCCCGGCGGGGGAGACTCTGTCCAAGCTTTTAAAGCAGGCATCATGGAGATTGCCGACCTGTTCGTGATCAATAAAGCTGACCTGCCAGGTGTCAGCAAACTGGAGACGGAAGTAGAGCAGATGCTTGATCTGGTCAAACATGATGCCGCCTGGCGTCCGCCGATCGTGAAAACCATCTCTACGCAGGGAAGCGGTTTCGAGCAGCTATGGGAACAGGTGCTTAAGCACCACACCTACCTGCGAGCAAGCAGCCAATGGGATATCCGTCGCGCACAGCATCTGCAGGAGGAAGTGTTGGACATTGTCGGCTACCAGGTGCAGCGGCTGATACATGATCAACTGCGATCAGGCGAGTACGGAGAGCAGTTGATGTCGGTGGCGAACAGAGAGAAAGATCCATACAGTGTCGCGGAAGAAATCGTCCGTCGCTGGTTCGGCTCGCGGCCCAATTCGAGATAA
- a CDS encoding acyl-CoA dehydrogenase → MDFRLTEEQEMIRRMVREFAETQVGPTAAERDEEERFDREIFNQMAELGMTGIPWPEQYGGAGADYLSYVLAVEELSRVDASIGVTLSAHVSLASWPIYKFGTEEQKQSFLRPLAEGRKMGAYCLTEPGSGSDAAGMRTTAVKDGDDYILNGSKIFITNGGEAEIYIVFAITDPSLKHKGISAFIVEKGTPGFSMGKKEKKLGIRSSPTLEVIFENARIPAKNLLGEEGQGFKIAMMTLDGGRNGIAAQALGIAQGALDHAVAYARERHQFGKPIASLQAIQFKLADMATKIEAARLLTYQAAWLEDQGLPYGKASAISKLFAGDIAMEVTTEAVQVFGGYGYTREYPVERFMRDAKITQIYEGTNEIQRLVISNYLLKE, encoded by the coding sequence ATGGATTTCCGTCTGACAGAAGAACAAGAGATGATCCGCCGGATGGTGAGGGAGTTCGCCGAGACACAGGTAGGACCGACGGCGGCTGAACGCGACGAGGAAGAGCGGTTCGACCGGGAGATTTTCAATCAGATGGCAGAGCTTGGGATGACGGGGATACCGTGGCCGGAACAATACGGAGGTGCGGGTGCCGACTATCTAAGCTATGTTTTGGCAGTTGAGGAACTGTCTCGCGTAGATGCTTCCATCGGCGTTACCCTCTCGGCCCATGTGTCGCTGGCCAGTTGGCCGATTTACAAGTTTGGGACGGAAGAGCAGAAACAGAGCTTTCTCCGGCCGCTTGCCGAAGGTCGAAAAATGGGGGCATACTGTCTGACAGAGCCTGGCTCCGGCTCTGATGCTGCAGGCATGCGCACAACAGCCGTCAAAGACGGGGACGATTACATCCTCAACGGCAGCAAAATTTTCATAACGAACGGGGGTGAAGCGGAGATCTACATCGTGTTTGCCATCACCGACCCGTCGTTGAAGCATAAAGGAATCAGTGCGTTTATTGTGGAGAAAGGAACACCAGGTTTTTCGATGGGGAAAAAAGAGAAGAAGCTGGGTATTCGTTCATCGCCAACCTTGGAAGTGATTTTTGAAAACGCACGCATTCCGGCAAAAAACCTGCTCGGTGAGGAAGGACAGGGATTTAAAATCGCCATGATGACCCTGGACGGGGGACGCAACGGAATTGCCGCCCAGGCACTGGGGATTGCCCAAGGGGCGCTTGATCATGCCGTGGCCTACGCCAGAGAGCGACATCAGTTTGGCAAGCCGATCGCTTCTCTACAGGCGATTCAGTTTAAACTGGCTGATATGGCGACCAAGATTGAAGCAGCCCGTCTGCTTACCTACCAGGCAGCATGGCTGGAAGACCAGGGTTTGCCCTACGGCAAGGCGTCAGCCATTTCCAAGTTGTTCGCAGGCGACATCGCCATGGAAGTCACCACCGAAGCGGTCCAGGTGTTCGGCGGGTATGGCTACACTCGTGAGTACCCGGTTGAGCGATTCATGCGGGATGCCAAAATCACGCAGATCTATGAAGGAACCAATGAGATTCAGCGTCTCGTGATCAGCAACTACCTGCTCAAGGAGTAG